Proteins encoded within one genomic window of Amycolatopsis nigrescens CSC17Ta-90:
- a CDS encoding MFS transporter gives MNDASTTSNRQRKRAATAAALASAVEWYDYFVFGIAAALVFGKTFFPAANPVAGVLASFATFAVGFLARPLGGIVAGHLGDRYGRKPMLVAAVAIMGVATTGIGLLPSYASIGIAAPILLVLLRLVQGMAVGAQWGGAMLMATEYAPPGKRGLYGSMVQLGVPIGVVLANSVFLLAEQAAPPADFLSWGWRIPFLIGVLVLVLAWFIHTRVEETPEFRQAEAKFAAEQSGRATSPLRLILRGHLGTVLLAGGSFAVNTATFYILITGTLDYTTRHLGMARGPVLATTLLVSCTQLAIIPLAAALSDRIGRIRIYAAGAVGLLLWAVPMFLLIDTKSLVALAIGSFVGSVFLSIMYGPQAALFAELFTPKMRYTGASLGYQLSAVVGGGLAPFIMVLLLESTGTSMAVSGYIMLLAIVALASIAVLAKRASATKPLAKDAATPRE, from the coding sequence ATGAACGACGCTTCCACCACTTCCAACCGGCAACGCAAACGGGCCGCCACCGCGGCCGCACTCGCCTCCGCGGTCGAGTGGTACGACTACTTCGTCTTCGGCATCGCCGCCGCGCTGGTGTTCGGCAAGACCTTCTTCCCGGCGGCCAACCCGGTCGCCGGCGTACTCGCCTCGTTCGCCACCTTCGCGGTGGGCTTCCTGGCCAGGCCGCTGGGCGGCATCGTCGCCGGCCACCTCGGCGACCGGTACGGCCGCAAGCCGATGCTGGTCGCCGCGGTGGCGATCATGGGGGTCGCCACCACCGGCATCGGGCTGCTGCCCTCCTACGCCTCGATCGGCATCGCGGCGCCGATCCTGCTGGTGCTGCTGCGGCTGGTGCAGGGCATGGCGGTCGGCGCCCAGTGGGGCGGGGCGATGCTGATGGCCACCGAATACGCACCGCCGGGCAAGCGCGGGCTCTACGGCAGCATGGTGCAGCTGGGCGTGCCGATCGGGGTGGTGCTGGCGAACTCGGTGTTCCTGCTCGCCGAGCAGGCCGCGCCGCCGGCGGACTTCCTGTCCTGGGGCTGGCGGATCCCGTTCCTGATCGGGGTGCTGGTGCTGGTGCTGGCCTGGTTCATCCACACCCGGGTCGAGGAGACCCCGGAGTTCCGCCAGGCGGAGGCCAAGTTCGCGGCCGAACAGAGCGGGCGCGCGACGTCGCCGCTCCGGCTGATCCTGCGCGGCCACCTTGGCACGGTGCTGCTGGCCGGCGGGTCGTTCGCGGTCAACACCGCCACCTTCTACATCCTGATCACCGGCACCCTGGACTACACCACGCGCCACCTCGGCATGGCCCGCGGCCCTGTGCTGGCCACCACGCTGCTGGTCAGCTGCACCCAGCTGGCGATCATCCCGCTCGCTGCGGCGCTGTCCGACCGGATCGGCCGGATCCGGATCTACGCGGCTGGCGCGGTCGGGCTGCTGCTCTGGGCGGTGCCGATGTTCCTGCTGATCGACACCAAATCGCTGGTGGCGCTGGCGATCGGCTCGTTCGTGGGCAGCGTGTTCCTCAGCATCATGTACGGCCCGCAGGCCGCCTTGTTCGCGGAGTTGTTCACCCCGAAGATGCGCTACACCGGGGCGTCGCTGGGCTACCAGCTCAGCGCGGTGGTCGGTGGGGGGCTGGCCCCGTTCATCATGGTGCTGCTGCTGGAGTCGACCGGCACTTCGATGGCCGTCTCCGGGTACATCATGCTGCTCGCGATCGTCGCGCTGGCTTCGATCGCGGTGCTCGCCAAGCGAGCCAGTGCCACGAAGCCGCTTGCCAAGGACGCGGCCACCCCGCGAGAGTAG
- a CDS encoding TetR/AcrR family transcriptional regulator, producing MTMSLSAELWPDVQPEAARRLMLAGVESFAKRGYHATTTRDIAGGAGMSPAALYVHFPSKAALLFAISKYGHEQTLALVEAVAARKGPPPERMAKLVEDFVAWHARRHTVARVVQYELQALPDHEYEIVAELRRRIEQLVRELIVEGSENGDFVVGEPKTAARAVLSLGVDVARWYSDRMRKTPRALGREYADLVLRMLGASPS from the coding sequence ATGACCATGTCGTTGTCCGCGGAACTGTGGCCGGACGTGCAACCCGAGGCCGCCCGGCGGCTGATGCTGGCCGGCGTCGAGTCCTTCGCCAAGCGCGGCTACCACGCGACCACCACCCGGGACATCGCGGGCGGCGCCGGGATGAGCCCGGCCGCGCTCTACGTGCATTTCCCCTCCAAGGCCGCGCTGCTGTTCGCGATCAGCAAGTACGGGCACGAGCAGACGCTCGCACTGGTGGAGGCGGTGGCCGCGCGCAAGGGCCCGCCGCCGGAGCGGATGGCCAAGCTGGTCGAGGACTTCGTGGCCTGGCACGCCCGCCGGCACACCGTGGCCAGGGTCGTGCAGTACGAGCTGCAGGCGCTGCCGGACCACGAGTACGAGATCGTCGCCGAGCTGCGCCGGCGGATCGAGCAGCTGGTCCGCGAGCTGATCGTGGAAGGCAGCGAGAACGGGGACTTCGTGGTCGGCGAGCCGAAGACGGCGGCCCGCGCGGTGCTCTCGCTCGGGGTGGACGTGGCCCGCTGGTACAGCGACCGGATGCGGAAGACACCGAGGGCACTCGGCCGCGAGTACGCGGACCTGGTGCTGCGGATGCTCGGCGCGTCCCCGTCCTGA
- a CDS encoding SDR family oxidoreductase: protein MNSFKDRVALVTGASRGIGLGIAKELVQRGAKVCITARKPEPLAEAVAELGGPEVALAVPGKADDPAHQQDAVAKAVDAFGRLDMLVNNTGINPVFGPTLDIEQEAAAKILAVNVLAPLAWTRAARDAWMGEHGGSVVNVASIAGLHASPGIGMYGVSKAALIRLTVELAAELGPGIRLNAVAPAVVKTKFATALYEGREEEVSAAYPMKRLGVPADIASAVAFLLSEEASWITGQTLVLDGGVTLVGGL from the coding sequence GTGAACTCGTTCAAGGACCGCGTCGCACTGGTCACCGGCGCGAGCAGGGGCATCGGCCTCGGCATCGCGAAGGAACTGGTCCAGCGGGGCGCGAAGGTGTGCATCACCGCACGCAAGCCCGAACCGCTGGCCGAGGCCGTCGCCGAGCTGGGCGGGCCGGAAGTCGCGCTGGCGGTGCCGGGCAAGGCGGACGACCCGGCGCACCAGCAGGACGCCGTGGCGAAGGCGGTGGACGCCTTCGGCCGGCTCGACATGCTGGTGAACAACACCGGGATCAACCCGGTGTTCGGCCCGACGCTGGACATCGAGCAGGAGGCGGCGGCGAAGATCCTCGCGGTGAACGTGCTCGCGCCACTGGCCTGGACCAGGGCCGCCCGCGACGCCTGGATGGGCGAGCACGGCGGCTCGGTGGTGAACGTGGCCTCGATCGCGGGCCTGCACGCCTCGCCCGGCATCGGCATGTACGGGGTGAGCAAGGCCGCGCTGATCCGGCTCACCGTGGAGCTGGCCGCCGAGCTCGGGCCGGGTATCCGGCTGAACGCGGTCGCGCCGGCCGTGGTGAAGACCAAGTTCGCCACCGCGCTGTACGAAGGTCGCGAGGAAGAGGTTTCCGCCGCGTACCCGATGAAACGGCTCGGTGTGCCCGCGGACATCGCCAGTGCGGTCGCCTTCCTGCTCTCCGAAGAGGCGAGCTGGATCACCGGCCAGACCCTGGTGCTGGACGGCGGCGTCACCCTGGTCGGTGGCCTGTGA
- a CDS encoding isopenicillin N synthase family dioxygenase, with protein sequence MPVPLIDLSPWFHGTGRDRDQVASAVDTALRDSGFLMVTGHGVPDELRDRTRALARRFFALPEATKAAYAVTVGGRGWLPPGVEANAYAEGTESPPDLKESYSVGADDAVGDPEVDAFWFQPNVWPDEVPELAATAREYLSRMRTLSDQLLTVFAAALGLPAEFFTRHTGHPTYTFNINWYPPMSRVGTPEAGQFRIGPHTDFGTVTVLDRQAGVGGLQVCTSDGRWEDAPFDPTAFTVNIGDLMARWTGDRWRSTRHRVLPPDPSAPDEDLVSLIFFYETDHDARINSLAPPLGSTRYPEVVASEYLRGKLDEITVGQHDRIGPDGVVP encoded by the coding sequence ATGCCGGTTCCGCTGATCGACCTCTCCCCCTGGTTCCACGGCACCGGCCGCGACCGCGACCAGGTCGCGTCCGCAGTGGACACCGCGCTGCGCGACTCCGGCTTCCTGATGGTCACCGGGCACGGCGTGCCGGACGAGCTGCGCGACCGGACCCGCGCGCTGGCGCGCCGGTTCTTCGCGCTACCGGAAGCCACGAAGGCGGCGTACGCGGTGACCGTCGGCGGACGGGGCTGGCTGCCGCCCGGAGTGGAGGCCAACGCCTACGCCGAGGGCACCGAAAGCCCGCCGGATCTCAAAGAGTCCTATTCGGTCGGTGCGGACGATGCGGTCGGGGACCCGGAGGTGGACGCGTTCTGGTTCCAGCCCAACGTCTGGCCGGACGAGGTGCCGGAGCTGGCCGCGACCGCTCGCGAGTACCTGTCCCGGATGCGCACGCTGTCGGACCAACTGCTGACCGTGTTCGCCGCCGCGCTCGGCCTGCCGGCGGAGTTCTTCACCCGGCACACCGGCCATCCCACCTACACCTTCAACATCAACTGGTATCCGCCGATGAGCCGGGTCGGCACGCCGGAGGCAGGGCAGTTCCGGATCGGCCCGCACACCGACTTCGGCACCGTGACCGTGCTGGACCGCCAGGCCGGGGTCGGCGGGCTGCAGGTCTGCACCAGTGACGGCCGGTGGGAGGACGCGCCCTTCGACCCGACCGCGTTCACCGTCAACATCGGCGACCTGATGGCCCGTTGGACTGGCGACCGCTGGCGGTCCACCCGGCATCGCGTGCTGCCGCCGGACCCGAGCGCACCGGACGAGGACCTGGTCTCGCTGATCTTCTTCTACGAGACCGACCACGACGCGCGCATCAACTCGCTGGCACCGCCCCTTGGCAGCACGCGATATCCGGAGGTCGTGGCTTCGGAGTACCTGCGCGGCAAGCTCGACGAGATCACCGTGGGGCAGCACGATCGTATTGGGCCGGACGGGGTAGTTCCTTGA
- a CDS encoding chitinase: MKSIRQLLTVAAGAALAISASVAAPAQAAAVDPVTASPYLYQWGNVPSATSVMSASGVKAFTLAFILSDGTCNPKWDGQRELTGADATLIKNIRAAGGEVIPSFGGWSGNKLGQFCSSPTALAAAYQKVIDAYQLKAIDIDIEAQEFENNAVQDRVLGALKIVKQKNPSVKTVITMPTARSGPNSWGQRLITQGKALDAGVDVWSVMPFNFGSGGDMVASTKSAVDGLQQRLKAAFGWSDDEAYRRAGLSSMNGKTDTGETVTGANFAAIKDYAAGKHLGRFTFWATNRDRDCGGSSSDCSGIPQGTWEFTKIVASYTG, encoded by the coding sequence ATGAAAAGTATCCGGCAACTGCTGACCGTCGCGGCCGGCGCCGCCCTCGCCATATCGGCGAGCGTGGCCGCACCGGCCCAGGCCGCCGCGGTGGACCCGGTGACCGCTTCGCCCTACCTCTACCAGTGGGGCAACGTGCCCAGCGCGACCAGCGTGATGTCCGCCAGCGGCGTCAAGGCGTTCACCCTGGCGTTCATCCTGTCCGACGGCACCTGCAATCCCAAGTGGGACGGCCAGCGCGAGCTGACCGGCGCCGACGCCACCCTGATCAAGAACATCCGGGCCGCCGGCGGCGAGGTGATCCCCTCCTTCGGCGGCTGGTCCGGCAACAAGCTCGGGCAGTTCTGCTCCTCGCCGACCGCGCTGGCCGCGGCGTACCAGAAGGTGATCGACGCCTACCAGCTCAAGGCCATCGACATCGACATCGAAGCTCAGGAGTTCGAGAACAACGCGGTACAGGACCGGGTGCTGGGCGCGCTGAAGATCGTCAAGCAGAAGAACCCCTCGGTGAAGACCGTGATCACCATGCCCACCGCGCGGTCCGGCCCGAACAGCTGGGGCCAGCGGCTGATCACCCAGGGCAAGGCGCTCGACGCCGGGGTGGACGTCTGGTCGGTGATGCCGTTCAACTTCGGCTCCGGCGGTGACATGGTGGCCTCCACCAAGAGCGCGGTGGACGGGCTGCAGCAACGGCTCAAGGCCGCCTTCGGCTGGTCCGACGACGAGGCGTACCGGCGCGCCGGGCTGTCCTCGATGAACGGCAAGACCGACACCGGCGAGACCGTCACCGGGGCCAACTTCGCCGCCATCAAGGACTACGCGGCCGGCAAGCACCTCGGCCGGTTCACCTTCTGGGCCACCAACCGCGACCGCGACTGCGGCGGCTCGTCCAGCGACTGCAGCGGTATCCCGCAGGGCACCTGGGAGTTCACCAAGATCGTCGCCTCCTACACCGGCTAG
- a CDS encoding nucleoside deaminase: protein MSTIDPRRLLAPALEQARLGEAAGGVPIGAALCTVDGELLGSGHNRRVQDGDPSMHAETSAFRAAGRRPHYRDTIMVTTLSPCWYCSGLVRQFGIPRVVIGEASTFHGGHDWLAEHGVEITVLDDPTCTALMTRFIAEHPELWFEDIGVEADS from the coding sequence ATGAGCACGATCGATCCGCGGCGGCTGCTCGCCCCCGCCCTCGAGCAGGCACGGCTCGGCGAGGCGGCGGGCGGGGTGCCGATCGGCGCCGCGCTGTGCACTGTGGACGGTGAGCTGCTCGGCAGCGGGCACAACCGGCGAGTGCAGGACGGCGACCCGTCCATGCACGCGGAAACCTCGGCGTTCCGGGCGGCAGGGCGCCGCCCGCACTACCGGGACACGATCATGGTCACCACCCTGTCCCCCTGCTGGTACTGCAGCGGCCTTGTCCGCCAGTTCGGCATCCCGCGGGTGGTGATCGGCGAAGCGAGCACCTTCCACGGCGGGCACGACTGGCTGGCCGAGCACGGGGTCGAGATCACCGTGCTCGACGACCCAACCTGCACCGCGCTGATGACCAGGTTCATCGCCGAGCATCCCGAACTGTGGTTCGAGGACATCGGCGTCGAGGCGGACAGCTAG